One part of the Drosophila teissieri strain GT53w chromosome 3R, Prin_Dtei_1.1, whole genome shotgun sequence genome encodes these proteins:
- the LOC122620665 gene encoding uncharacterized protein LOC122620665 — protein MENHKDLVTQRTWRRIQEHLTPLKGYKAAAQRGVSWYRGLSQSQMAAANGLFDVLRENMDKKTTSNVAKLMVKLGLHPNPPWNTLHTVIKLSRGNDLAFLWFLMEMCYKTPNHGETYSVNEQIIMTAIFRLDLFPTLRELDRWLPLPHSSQSDRDKADALRQRNLRLKKEKEDERQRELARRAKIVTPLSPYFQEPNIPGKLRNERRLLSDYPDTAAILFHMDEEPLEAYLWSRWFGSYSLNEANRVGKSIIFEEINSIFKSFKAASLPTRDVESLCAHHQYIREMEKSLKDKLEVMKRRKCEELIEAKNRLEERKRKRVIQELEEMSACYLKRFQEMAARARLASTRKQLFGGSDANETRCDAFGEDVCLPFEAERATENYIGDGLKSKTGSYIRLTSGAQAKTKTKTRSRSKSKRSRSRSKSRKPASETQSIKKPEVVVEAPVLPPRRNKEDFRDIMVRLLKGEKPILQGCPDFQVEPPHCAKCQLFDPQKGLPQRQATKQRPSSLMQFLENCVSEGNEREDSDLEVDTDPCAHSVREPKLFELGLLGSNCGRFNYRELFGSLHRTQLDDERLRLKEAFVRAIDDDVQYLSAALSGEEEGSLDALVDRAAKRVFAQDVKTFHKELQKLHWAKAEKIKKSDSRLNFGQEFYDPENIPLMKEMLRLGLEKVAQDKRYVLPTLPDVHSVPYLIEWIRLRYGKRYSYAEKEQILNRDKLVMDQIFWMMHTNLAKIPSQPVADNFTDLAKLRELSRKFRERHTNKFLEAIMEVERVFYAAMKPHLCNLATEETFLAYLPAHFHDLGFTVNTVNHVV, from the coding sequence ATGGAAAATCACAAGGACCTGGTCACCCAGCGCACATGGCGCCGCATCCAGGAGCACCTGACGCCGCTGAAAGGATACAAGGCGGCGGCGCAGAGGGGAGTCAGCTGGTACCGCGGACTGTCCCAGTCCCAGATGGCGGCGGCAAACGGATTGTTCGATGTCCTGCGGGAAAATATGGACAAGAAGACGACCTCGAATGTGGCGAAGCTGATGGTGAAACTGGGACTGCATCCCAATCCGCCGTGGAACACGCTGCACACGGTGATCAAGCTGAGCCGCGGCAATGATCTGGCCTTCCTCTGGTTCCTCATGGAGATGTGCTACAAGACACCCAACCACGGCGAGACCTACAGCGTCAACGAGCAGATCATCATGACGGCCATCTTCCGGCTGGACCTCTTCCCCACTCTGCGGGAACTGGACCgctggctgccactgccacactCCTCGCAATCGGATAGGGACAAAGCGGACGCCCTGAGGCAGAGGAATCTGCGGCTGAAGAAGGAAAAGGAGGATGAGCGCCAAAGGGAGTTGGCCAGAAGGGCAAAGATTGTGACACCTCTGTCGCCCTACTTTCAGGAACCCAATATTCCCGGCAAGCTGCGAAATGAGCGGAGGTTGCTCTCCGACTATCCGGACACGGCGGCCATTCTATTTCACATGGATGAGGAGCCACTGGAGGCGTACCTTTGGTCCCGCTGGTTTGGCAGCTACAGCTTGAACGAGGCCAACCGGGTGGGAAAATCCATAATCTTCGAGGAGATTAACAGCATATTCAAGTCCTTCAAGGCAGCCTCGTTGCCAACGCGCGACGTGGAATCCTTGTGTGCCCATCATCAGTACATTCGGGAGATGGAGAAGTCCTTGAAGGACAAGCTGGAAGTGATGAAGCGGCGAAAGTGCGAGGAGCTCATCGAAGCGAAAAACAGGCTGGAGGAGAGAAAACGTAAGCGGGTAATCCAGGAGCTGGAGGAAATGAGTGCCTGCTACCTGAAGCGGTTCCAGGAAATGGCAGCCAGGGCCAGACTGGCGTCCACCAGGAAGCAGCTCTTCGGAGGCAGTGATGCTAATGAGACCAGATGTGATGCTTTCGGGGAAGATGTGTGCCTGCCCTTCGAGGCAGAACGGGCCACGGAAAATTACATTGGTGATGGACTCAAAAGTAAAACTGGTAGTTATATTAGATTAACGAGCGGAGCCCaggcaaaaaccaaaaccaaaaccagatCTAGATCGAAATCGAAGAGGAGCAGGTCGAGATCGAAATCAAGGAAGCCTGCAAGTGAAACGCAATCGATTAAGAAGCCTGAAGTAGTGGTGGAAGCACCTGTGCTCCCCCCCAGAAGAAACAAGGAAGATTTTCGCGACATCATGGTCAGGTTACTGAAGGGAGAAAAGCCCATCTTACAAGGCTGTCCCGACTTTCAAGTGGAACCTCCCCACTGCGCCAAGTGCCAACTCTTCGACCCCCAAAAGGGTTTACCCCAAAGGCAAGCCACAAAACAACGACCTAGTAGCCTAATGCAGTTCCTCGAAAACTGCGTCTCCGAAGGGAATGAACGGGAGGATTCAGATCTCGAGGTGGATACAGATCCTTGCGCTCATTCTGTTCGGGAACCCAAGCTTTTCGAACTGGGACTTTTGGGGAGCAATTGCGGGAGGTTCAACTATCGCGAGTTGTTTGGCTCGCTGCACAGGACTCAATTGGACGACGAACGGCTGCGTCTGAAGGAGGCCTTTGTGAGAGCCATCGACGATGATGTGCAGTACCTCAGTGCGGCCCTAAGTGGCGAGGAGGAGGGTTCTCTGGACGCTTTGGTGGACCGAGCAGCCAAGCGGGTTTTCGCGCAGGATGTTAAGACCTTTCACAAGGAGCTGCAAAAGTTGCACTGGGCAAAGGCTGAGAAAATAAAGAAGTCCGATTCCCGTTTGAATTTCGGCCAAGAGTTCTACGATCCCGAGAATATCCCCTTGATGAAGGAGATGCTCAGGCTGGGCCTGGAGAAGGTGGCCCAGGACAAGAGATATGTGCTGCCCACCCTGCCCGATGTCCACTCTGTGCCCTACCTCATCGAATGGATACGACTGCGTTATGGAAAACGCTATTCCTATGCCGAAAAGGAGCAGATTCTGAACAGAGATAAGCTGGTCATGGATCAAATATTCTGGATGATGCACACCAACCTCGCAAAGATCCCTTCCCAGCCGGTGGCCGACAACTTCACTGACTTGGCCAAGCTGAGGGAGTTGAGCAGGAAGTTCAGGGAACGCCATACCAACAAGTTCCTGGAAGCCATCATGGAGGTGGAGAGGGTCTTCTATGCGGCCATGAAACCCCATCTCTGCAACTTGGCAACCGAGGAGACCTTCCTAGCCTACTTGCCCGCCCACTTCCACGACCTGGGCT